The Haloarchaeobius amylolyticus genome window below encodes:
- a CDS encoding DUF58 domain-containing protein, translating into MTGEDGEASRGSSTGSVTRLDRWRGATAATVAFVAAGVATGRPELLLAGAVPLAFVAYSALSTVAPVSDGLAVARTVEPSSPIPGQRVRVTLTVENTGDRALTDVRLVDGVPDGLTVVDGTPAGAVSLRPGATTELAYTVVPRRGTHEFAPVAARSRSLSASAVVTEDVATTGTETVDCRVTVEDMPVQDQTMFFTGPLATDTGGPGIEFHKTRDYRRGDPMNRIDWRRLAKRGELVTIDFQEHRSARVVVVLDAREEARQAAARGYLTGATLGAYAGALALDALADAGHQVGLAAFGIQNPDGGTPAPAWVGPESGRGFTARAAQVVDAATATDGVGASGPLTGGAGTGGSEAEDDGSSPREAGETVPVATDGGAGTGGTGEPPAELERLLARLPSDAQVLFVTPALDDFPVTVARTFRGYGHETTVLSPDVTGGRSAGQQVVTMERALRLDEVRTAGVPVVDWAHDTPLPMALAQAIRPWVN; encoded by the coding sequence ATGACGGGCGAGGACGGCGAGGCGAGCAGGGGTTCGAGCACCGGCAGCGTGACCCGGCTCGACCGCTGGCGCGGGGCCACCGCGGCCACCGTCGCGTTCGTCGCGGCGGGCGTCGCGACGGGCCGCCCGGAACTCCTGCTCGCGGGGGCAGTCCCCCTCGCGTTCGTCGCCTACAGCGCGCTCTCGACGGTCGCGCCCGTGAGCGACGGGCTGGCGGTGGCGCGGACCGTCGAGCCCTCCTCGCCCATCCCGGGCCAGCGCGTGAGGGTGACGCTGACGGTCGAGAACACCGGGGACCGGGCGCTGACCGACGTGCGCCTCGTCGACGGCGTGCCGGACGGGCTGACGGTCGTCGACGGGACGCCCGCGGGCGCAGTGTCGCTCCGGCCGGGCGCGACCACCGAACTCGCGTACACCGTGGTCCCCCGGCGCGGGACCCACGAGTTCGCCCCGGTCGCGGCCCGGTCGCGCAGCCTGAGCGCGAGCGCGGTCGTGACCGAGGACGTCGCGACGACGGGGACCGAGACGGTCGACTGCCGGGTCACGGTCGAGGACATGCCCGTGCAGGACCAGACGATGTTCTTCACCGGGCCCCTCGCGACCGACACCGGCGGACCCGGCATCGAGTTCCACAAGACCCGGGACTACCGCCGGGGCGACCCGATGAACCGCATCGACTGGCGCCGGCTGGCCAAGCGGGGCGAACTCGTCACCATCGACTTCCAGGAGCACCGGTCGGCCCGCGTGGTCGTGGTGCTCGACGCCCGCGAGGAAGCCCGGCAGGCCGCGGCGCGCGGGTACCTGACGGGCGCGACCCTGGGCGCCTACGCCGGCGCGCTCGCGCTCGACGCGCTGGCGGACGCCGGCCACCAGGTCGGCCTCGCCGCATTCGGCATCCAGAACCCGGACGGCGGGACCCCCGCCCCGGCCTGGGTGGGCCCCGAGTCCGGCCGGGGGTTCACCGCCCGGGCGGCCCAGGTCGTCGACGCCGCGACCGCCACCGACGGGGTCGGCGCGAGTGGGCCACTGACCGGGGGCGCGGGGACCGGCGGGTCGGAGGCCGAAGACGACGGTTCCAGTCCTCGCGAGGCCGGCGAAACCGTGCCCGTCGCGACCGACGGCGGGGCGGGCACGGGTGGCACAGGCGAACCGCCGGCCGAACTCGAGCGCCTGCTCGCGCGCCTGCCCAGCGACGCGCAGGTCCTGTTCGTCACGCCCGCGCTCGACGACTTCCCGGTCACCGTGGCCCGGACGTTCCGGGGGTACGGGCACGAGACGACCGTGCTCTCGCCGGACGTGACCGGCGGCCGGAGCGCCGGCCAGCAGGTGGTGACGATGGAGCGCGCCCTGCGCCTCGACGAGGTGCGGACCGCGGGCGTCCCCGTCGTCGACTGGGCGCACGACACCCCCCTGCCGATGGCGCTGGCGCAGGCCATCCGACCCTGGGTGAACTGA
- a CDS encoding DUF7519 family protein has product MPGTPDPRPDDPVRLERQRREEERERRSQPAARTSGLLAVLGTLVGVALLAAGTGQVAAVGTAVVAGLVFAGVTTLAARRTPLGDLLATLVLPVLAVLFLAAVALPAVRGGALPVVLMGALTALAVVFAVFGAATAPTGGLGNGSVFRTASLLFETLSLPVLATGVLFLTDLALLDQVVGVANDVTGDGVDALLSPGQASPEVAGFTLLVSVASMATAAALARLPLAQFVDREDRQQVSEVLARVAGRLRTVGVLAMLAFPVLLVVQVVAGVAPMLSWSPAVLELVRAVTTAQPLRLVLFGVAVLATALVLVVGLVTRLARRNLRETAGAVAPRLAGGAVVTGLVLAMGEQAFSLVLAEVPSAVTGVLTAGADAASPTVVVLALVVALAAGFLGVLLGFSMVAGMGFVSDRTASASVAGGGLVAAALFAGIGGVPPLVLFGTVATGLVVWDVASYGTVLGAELGDDAATHRPELVHAVAGGFVGVAAVVPLAVLAGQRIPVGGSTAAVVGVVAAVGGVVALVAALRG; this is encoded by the coding sequence ATGCCTGGAACCCCCGACCCACGACCCGACGACCCGGTACGCCTCGAGCGACAGCGCCGCGAGGAAGAGCGAGAGCGCCGGAGCCAGCCCGCGGCCCGCACCAGTGGGCTGCTGGCGGTCCTGGGGACGCTCGTCGGGGTGGCCCTGCTCGCGGCCGGGACGGGACAGGTCGCGGCCGTCGGGACGGCCGTCGTCGCCGGCCTCGTCTTCGCGGGCGTCACGACGCTCGCGGCCCGGCGGACCCCCCTCGGGGACCTGCTCGCGACGCTGGTCCTGCCGGTCCTGGCCGTGCTGTTCCTCGCGGCGGTGGCGCTCCCGGCCGTCCGGGGTGGGGCGCTACCCGTCGTACTGATGGGCGCGCTGACCGCCCTGGCGGTGGTGTTCGCGGTGTTCGGGGCGGCGACGGCGCCGACGGGCGGCCTCGGGAACGGGAGCGTGTTCCGGACCGCCAGCCTGCTGTTCGAGACGCTCTCGCTCCCGGTGCTGGCGACGGGCGTGCTCTTCCTGACCGACCTCGCGCTCCTCGACCAGGTCGTGGGCGTCGCGAACGACGTGACCGGCGACGGGGTCGACGCGCTGCTCTCGCCCGGGCAGGCCAGCCCGGAGGTGGCCGGGTTCACCCTGCTGGTGTCGGTCGCGAGCATGGCGACCGCGGCGGCGCTCGCGCGACTCCCCCTCGCGCAGTTCGTCGACCGGGAGGACCGCCAGCAGGTGTCGGAAGTGCTGGCGCGGGTCGCGGGCCGGCTCCGGACCGTCGGCGTGCTCGCCATGCTCGCGTTCCCGGTCCTGCTGGTCGTGCAGGTCGTGGCCGGCGTCGCGCCCATGCTCTCGTGGTCCCCGGCCGTGCTGGAGCTGGTCCGGGCGGTCACGACCGCACAGCCCCTCCGGCTGGTCCTGTTCGGGGTCGCGGTGCTCGCGACCGCGCTCGTCCTCGTCGTCGGGCTGGTGACCCGGCTCGCGCGCCGGAACCTCCGCGAGACCGCCGGGGCGGTCGCGCCCCGGCTCGCGGGGGGTGCCGTGGTGACCGGGCTGGTGCTCGCGATGGGCGAGCAGGCCTTCTCGCTCGTGCTGGCGGAGGTACCGAGTGCGGTGACCGGCGTGCTGACCGCGGGGGCCGACGCGGCCTCGCCGACGGTCGTCGTGCTCGCGCTGGTCGTGGCGCTCGCGGCCGGGTTCCTCGGCGTGCTGCTCGGGTTCTCGATGGTCGCCGGGATGGGGTTCGTCTCGGACCGGACCGCCTCGGCGTCGGTGGCCGGGGGCGGGCTGGTGGCGGCCGCGCTGTTCGCCGGGATCGGCGGCGTGCCCCCACTCGTGCTGTTCGGGACCGTCGCGACCGGCCTCGTCGTCTGGGACGTGGCCAGCTACGGGACGGTCCTCGGGGCCGAACTCGGCGACGACGCGGCCACCCACCGCCCCGAACTGGTCCA